From Mytilus edulis chromosome 8, xbMytEdul2.2, whole genome shotgun sequence, one genomic window encodes:
- the LOC139487086 gene encoding uncharacterized protein: MKMKSFVSVLCILFSGVFSKNALKRNEPEKNQKSNPLIWLILQQNEQLHALRARLVKLRDIAHENQKDMISLKRDMVALISRFGNFAIDRNDKSLDEISSKVIAVANRRRIDHLTTKLEKFDNRKLEKQIKKQVLSQMESFNSNRGNSGGGDTYVRWGRSTCPSKNGTKLVYSGHAGGGWYNHPGAPAEPVCLPTDPNFLQKSGSNNAFIYGMEYESDTLGTKAIDNDVPCSVCHVQLGTTIMIPGKTTCNKGWTLEYAGNLAAGAVSHPAPSTYVCIDLNPEYIHHGSANYNGKLLYDVVGQCGSLPCPPYHEAYPLTCAVCSK, from the exons ATGAAAATGAAGTCTTTTGTTTCAGTGCTCTGTATTTTGTTCTCTGGAGTGTTTTCTAAAAATGCTTTAAAAAGAAATGAACCTGAGAAAAATCAGAAAAGCAATCCACTGATTTGGCTAATTTTACAACAAAATGAACAATTACATGCATTAAGAGCTCGTTTGGTTAAGCTCCGAGATATAGCACATGAAAACCAAAAAGACATGATTTCTCTGAAAAGAGACATGGTGGCTTTGATATCTAGATTCGGGAATTTTGCCATTGATAGAAATGATAAATCGCTTGATGAAATAAGTTCTAAAGTTATTGCAGTCGCAAACAGAAGGAGAATCGACCATTTAACTACAAAATTAGAAAAGTTTGACAATCGCAAATTAGAAAAGCAAATTAAGAAACAGGTGTTATCACAGATGGAAAGTTTCAACAGTAACAGAGGTAACTCAG GTGGAGGGGATACATATGTTCGGTGGGGAAGAAGTACCTGTCCATCGAAAAATGGAACTAAACTGGTATATTCTG GTCACGCAGGTGGTGGTTGGTACAATCATCCAGGGGCACCTGCGGAGCCGGTATGCCTTCCAACAGATCCTAATTTCTTGCAAAAATCTGGTAGCAATAACGCTTTCATATACGGAATGGAATACGAATCCGATACCCTTGGTACGAAAGCTATCGACAACGATGTCCCATGCAGTGTCTGTCATGTTCAATTAGGAACAACAATCATGATACCTGGAAAAACAACATGCAATAAAGGCTGGACATTGGAGTATGCAGGAAATTTAGCTGCAGGCGCCGTAAGCCATCCCGCCCCCTCTACCTATGTATGTATCGATTTGAACCCTGAATACATTCACCATGGAAGTGCTAACTACAATGGTAAGCTGTTGTACGATGTAGTCGGCCAATGTGGATCATTGCCATGTCCTCCGTATCATGAAGCATACCCTTTAACATGTGCTGTATGTTCGAAatga